Below is a window of Drosophila willistoni isolate 14030-0811.24 chromosome XR unlocalized genomic scaffold, UCI_dwil_1.1 Seg144, whole genome shotgun sequence DNA.
AGCAAAGGTGAGTACAGACTCATCAAGAAGAAGAAACGCAGCTCCGTGTGGAATGTCTACCGGGAGATTGCACGTGCCGATGGTTCCAAGCTAAAATGGCGCTACTATTGTGTGGGTTGCAAGCGAGTGATGCAGTCAACAGGCGGTTCCACATCCAATTTACGCATCCACAAATGCCATGTTAGATATCTCAAACAGAATGGCAATGGCATGGCATTCGATGCTGCCCCACCATGTCCATTGACCCAGAAGCGTTCGGCAGGATCATCTTCATCACCCATCCCAGCGGTAGTGTGCTCACCCTCCTCCTCAGCTGTAATTGAAAATAAAGATTACTATGAAATTCCCATGGTGGACACAACAGAATACGATGATGTGGAAGAAGATGAGGATGCTGATGACAATTTGGAAGAGGAGCGCATTAAAGATGCAGCACCGCAAGTTATAAATCAACAAATTGCTTTACCCACaaccaccaacaccacatCCCATGCGCGTCCCCTACTCCAGCTGCTAACAGATGAAGAGAACTGGTCTGACGCCGACATGGTCGAAGTGCAACTGCCCATTGAATTGGATAGTGCTACCATTAATGAGCAGATGCCACCGGAGGAAACGGAGCTAGAACAGGAACATGAACCCCACGAGGCCGAGGGCGAGCATGAGCACGAGCACGAACTCCTTGAAACGGAAGACGAAGAACCAGCGACAGTCGAGTTGCAGCACAACTTTGACCAAGACACAATTAATTTACCACCTCAACCTTATCGCGGCTGTACACCCTTCGATTCCAGTGCTCTGGCCGAAGCGGAAAGCTATGCCAGAGCCTGGTCTCATGCCTTTCTTAAGCTAACCGAAGAGCAGAAATTCTATGCGAAGCGTTCAATTGATGAACTCCTCGTTTTGGGTCGTTTGGAGAAACTCAATATATCCACAGTGACGGCACtgacaacaaatttataagtCAGATTTGAAATTCGAGACTATTTAGCCCGATGACATTTAAGATTAGGAATAAAGTGTGAAGTTTTATTACTTCGTTTCATATTCTCAAGCTGAGTTCTTCCATGGAATCTCTCCATCTCCCCAATCCAtatgcatatgcatatatatacagatgGTAAACGATTCAATGAATTCACTTGGaagattttttttctaaattatttttgtaataCTTTATTTTACGCTAAATGAGAAGTGTTTGaaagtattttattattacCTTTGATAATATTTGCTTATTTAGAATAgattacaaataaaaatgaatatgtataaaaaaaaactatgaataataaaataaatttaaataaaaacaaattcatttatatatataatatgagTTATTCTAAATCAGCtaatatagatttatatgGTAAAAGGTTTTGAAATGATTTTTGGCATTCATTTCGTTTTATACTTAAGATATATCCCGATTTGCCTTAATGTGTGAATTGAAGAAATTTagaagaatataaaagaaatttaGAATAATTTTTAGATAATTATGACAAAAAATATGTTTGAAATCCAATTTGGAActggtttaaatatttttcatattttgatttgaaaataaCGATATATTTTTGACTAGTTCCTTATTAATAGGTATaattttaatgtaaatttaaatgtaCGCGCCAAAGTGAACTCAAAGATTCGATAATTTGATAGACTGTCAGAAAGTAATACCCATGTATTTTCAAATCAATCAAGCAATCAATCAGGAAACTTCAATTGTAAATTATTCTGCACCCAGCAAGGCAAATCAAATCGAAAAAGGGAATTCAATTTCTGTTCTATTACCGAAATGACATCAAAATATGAGGACATCGATGATGACTGCGACGGCGAGAATAGTCACGATGAGATGGAACCGGAAATTGAAACGGATGCCATTAATGGAGGAGGAATAAGCTTGGAATCGCAGGCCAAGCGATTTCGTCCGAAAGTACAAAAATCATCGACCACTGAAgatatatacaaattaatttCCTGTGTTAAAATGGAGCATTGCATTTGGGATCCAGCGAGTGAGCTGTACAACAACAAGCTGGCACGAAATAATGCCTGGTCGAGGGTATGCACTGCCTTCGATTCCCTCTATGATCATTCCGAGTTGCATGCCAAGTGGACAAATCTTCGTATTCAGTATCGGTATAAATCACGTTCCATATGGAAATTTGCCAATGCTTTGGCCTTTCTTTAGCCAATCCTTACCAATATGACGCCGGCGGGATCGTCTGCCTGCAACTCATCCATTGAGGATAGCAATGATAGCGCTTTGAATGTCTCATCGGCTGCAAGAAAAGGGGTGGCTTCATCAACTGGGGCTAAAACTCAACACACTCACAGCTATCGGCGCCATCGTCCTGCACCGTATTCGCCAGCATCCATTTCCATGCCGGAGTTGAGGGATCGGGATCGGGATGCTTCACTTGTCCAATATCTGCATAGTGAGCTGCGTTCCCTGTCGGATCATGAGGCGAGTGTTCTACGCTGTCGCCTTCAACGTACTCTGCTGGAATTCAATGAGGAGCAGCAGACAAGTTTATATGCCAACCGGATCGAAGTATTAAATCGAATTTCAAAGAACTAAAAAGGACCAATTTTTGTAACATATTCAAGTCCCCCCGCAACAGCAAAAGAATTAACTAAATaatttggtttcttttttatatgtaggtatgtatgtatatatatatatatagataataggttttacatatatttattattgcaggttttttgttttttttctaaagATTTAGTTACTTGGCTTTACATATAgacatatgaatatatatatccgccatTCACTTGTGATTTTggttatcaaaaaaaaaaaaagaacggaAAAAAGACGAAGATGTAGAAAACTTAACgacaatattttgtttttgttatttccgCCAGTTCCCTTTTTTTCTCGAATACTTCACCCGCAATTCGCCCCAGTCCAGCCACTACATCCCCCCGTTTTGATTTAGTTTGCCTGAGTTGTGGCCGGTTGAGAGTGGTTGTGGTCATGgcttggtggtggtgctgctgctgctgctggtggtggcgGGGTGAACACATGCGCCATCTGTGGAGGCAATGGCGTTGGCTGGGTGGGAAACAGGCCTCCCATTGAGGGTTGAACTTGCGGATATGAGGGTACTGTTTGGGCAGCAGCCGCAGGATAAGAGAGAGCAGCAGGAGCAGACATGTAGGCTTGTTGGGGAGCAGAGAACATGGGTACAGCAGGCACAGATACCATTGTCGGAGCTGGGGCTGGGGCTGGGACTGGTGCTGGTGGTTGTGGTTGTGCTGTAGCCTGAGGATAGGGTAATTGGGCAGCAGGAATGCTGGGATCTAAAACGCCgggtatataaatatttgatgGTGGCGGCACAGCCACATTTGGTGGTTGTGCAGGAACTTCAAATGGAACAGGAGCAGGAGCTGCAACAACAGATGGTTGTGACGGAGCCGCGGGTGCTGGAACCTGAAACTGTGCCTGAGACGACGGCGGTGGTGCCGCAGCCGCAGTTCCTGGCGTATCATTGGTGACAATGGTAGCTTGTGTTTCTAGGGCAGCTGTTAGAGCATCTGTGGCATCATCTGGATTGAAATATGTTTTGAATAGGctctgttgttgctgctgtggtGGCTCAATTGTGgttggttgctgttgttgttgtgttgctGGTGGCCTGATCTCGGCATTTGTGGAACCAAATGTATTGGCCAATGGTGGTATGTAAGGCATCGTTGGTGAAACAACCGCAGGTGGAGCCACTGCAGCAGCAACTGATGCTCCTCCCCCAGTTAACAATGGAGCTGCAGCCTCATTGGTCGCTGATCCAGCTCCGCTTGACGTCGCTTGTGCTTGAACTGGAATCCGATGCAAATAGCCGTAACCAATACCACAGCCCAGCGCCCCCTCTCCACCCCAGGCGGTATTGGGTTTAATTGTAACCTCTCGACAGGCATCGTCATCCAAATTGTAGACATACATTTTCAATGGCTGCTGTTCGTGCATCTCAATCAGGGTAAAGAGATCATCGTTCTCATGTCGAATGGCATCCGCCCCAATCACATAATCACTGTAGGCCCTCAGACCAGCCAACTCTGCTGGCGAATTCGGATGCACCTCCAGTATATGCCACACACTCTCATTGGCTCCCTCAAACGAACAGAAACGTATGCTCACACCGAGCAGTCCCTGGCCACCCCAACTGTTGCTCGGTGTCAATGTCAGCTCTCGTACGCTTTGTGTCTTACTCGAGTAAACAGTAAGTCGCACCGGTTTGTCCACATTCTGGCGCAAGAGCTCTTTAAGCATATCATTATCCTGAAGATAGATATAAATATAAGTAGTAACCCGGATCTCATAagtttttaaaacatttctttttgtttaccTGGTCAAGTCTTGTCCCAGCTATTGCAACAATGAAATCAAAAAAGGCCTCTAGTCCGGCTTTCTGTCCCGGTGAATTGTCCTGTACTTTGAGTACGTGGTATCCTgcaaaaaaatcaacaacaacaattccaTGTTTACAAAACTTTCCTACACAacacttatgtatatatgtatatatatacatacatatgtgttctAATTGGAATACCGATAACGTTTACGTGGTCTTCCTTCAATAATGGAAATCATTCTTACGTTACCTTCTGTGCCACCGCCGGGTACATGTACACTGTGACTCGAGCCCATGGTTTTGGTTTTAACTATGACTATGTGGTTCTTTCGTTAGCAGCGGACTGGTCCAATTGACTGGCGTGTCTTATAAAATTCTAGTTTCCTTCCTCTTGCTTTTTGCCaacacaaaatataaattactGTGGCACTTCGTGGCAAGTTCTAAGTGTGACCGGGCCGGATTACATCTAATAGACTATCAATGTTATCGTTATCGATTGATTCTGTAACGTATAAGAGACATCAGACAGACCACCACCAAGTGGCATCACTGTAGCACAGTTATCCCTATAATTTTTGAAACCATTTTAAAGAAATACGAAAATCCgtttattcaaaattttaaacattaaTTACCTCATGTTTATATGTACAAAGAGTTTTAAgatttacaaacaaaaatatgcgACGTTATATAGAATATATGATCTCACACATGTGGATATTTTAGTATTCTGAATGAAGATTCAATTCGATAGATGGTGTAAGGATAATCATTCAACTGTTAAATTAAAcaatgataaaaataaaacaaatgattAATTGCActgtaaaaatatatgtatatatatatattcatactTTATTCAGCgactcttttttttgtatacattgattttatatatatctttcttttcttctcacggcttgtctgtgtgtgtgtgctgtcatgaaatttattattttatgtgctgtgtgtgtgtgtgtgttgtgtttgAAGGTGCTAAATATTAAATGgatttggaatttttttttcttacattattctttcttcattttcttgtttttgtttttgtcctgtcttaaaaaaatattctttataGACCGACTTTTGTATGTAAAAGAGATAagatatatgtagatatatatattactcTGAGCTAATAACAACTTTAAATccttttcggtttttttttcctttttttgttgtagtaattttgtttttatcatttCGTAAAACATAATTGTTAAAATTATGAGTTAATAGCGTTAAGTAACTTGCATTAaatcgatataaaaaaaaaaaacaaaatacaaatttcaaGGGGGAGTGCGAAGTGGGGGTGGGGGGTGTGTATACAAATGTGTAAACAGAATGTTTTAAGATGATATAAAATAACACAACATAATAGGGATATAAAAGTAAGGGTATTAATATAAGTCATAAGTTTGCCCTGGCTGGGCTTATtacgttttatttttgcaagaTCTGAGATCCCCATCGATTAACCATCGTCGTTGCAACATATCAATacgagcagcagcaacagcaacgtcGTCGTCGACGCTTGCGTCAGCGCCTCTCATACTTGGCCGTCGGCACGGAAAGCCGTGTACGTACTCCTGCTCCACCTCCTCCGCCAGTGGCGGCTgcgttgctgctgctactcGTATTGTTTAAGGACGATCTTCCACCACGCTCCGTGGTTGTGGTTCGTCTACGGTCAATGAGGCGCTTACTACTTGCTGGCAGTGTATGATTGTTGCtcttattgctgttgttggtgcggctagctcctcctcctcctcctccggCAGCAGCAGATTTTCCAGCATTGCCCTCACTATAGCGCTGACGTTTATTGATCGCCGcattatctatatatattatatatatgtatgatatAAGTTAAGTTAAGAAATGATAgaaatgatttttgttttcctaaATCTCGTCACAAATTGCCGCCAACTCTCACAATGTTGGCACAATTTTAACACcaacttcttcttcttctgcatcatcatcatcatcatcatcttccaTATCAACATTCACATTAACATCCACATCCACAatatcatcaacatcaacagcattgTCATTGTGAGCCACTAGTTCGGGCACATCCAACTGTTTCTGCTCCACATCTGCCAAAAACGTATCACAAGAGGGTAAAGGGAGGAGacaataaagaaacaaaaaaaaaacaaacaaaagagcATCCGAaaaacaagagagagagagacaaagaagaggataaagagagagggagagagagaaagaaacagaACATTTGATA
It encodes the following:
- the LOC6639290 gene encoding uncharacterized protein LOC6639290, whose product is MFYINVQEEEEKCTESQLDILLKISKGEYRLIKKKKRSSVWNVYREIARADGSKLKWRYYCVGCKRVMQSTGGSTSNLRIHKCHVRYLKQNGNGMAFDAAPPCPLTQKRSAGSSSSPIPAVVCSPSSSAVIENKDYYEIPMVDTTEYDDVEEDEDADDNLEEERIKDAAPQVINQQIALPTTTNTTSHARPLLQLLTDEENWSDADMVEVQLPIELDSATINEQMPPEETELEQEHEPHEAEGEHEHEHELLETEDEEPATVELQHNFDQDTINLPPQPYRGCTPFDSSALAEAESYARAWSHAFLKLTEEQKFYAKRSIDELLVLGRLEKLNISTVTALTTNL
- the LOC6639026 gene encoding Golgi reassembly-stacking protein 2, giving the protein MGSSHSVHVPGGGTEGYHVLKVQDNSPGQKAGLEAFFDFIVAIAGTRLDQDNDMLKELLRQNVDKPVRLTVYSSKTQSVRELTLTPSNSWGGQGLLGVSIRFCSFEGANESVWHILEVHPNSPAELAGLRAYSDYVIGADAIRHENDDLFTLIEMHEQQPLKMYVYNLDDDACREVTIKPNTAWGGEGALGCGIGYGYLHRIPVQAQATSSGAGSATNEAAAPLLTGGGASVAAAVAPPAVVSPTMPYIPPLANTFGSTNAEIRPPATQQQQQPTTIEPPQQQQQSLFKTYFNPDDATDALTAALETQATIVTNDTPGTAAAAPPPSSQAQFQVPAPAAPSQPSVVAAPAPVPFEVPAQPPNVAVPPPSNIYIPGVLDPSIPAAQLPYPQATAQPQPPAPVPAPAPAPTMVSVPAVPMFSAPQQAYMSAPAALSYPAAAAQTVPSYPQVQPSMGGLFPTQPTPLPPQMAHVFTPPPPAAAAAPPPSHDHNHSQPATTQAN